ATGTGCAgctagaagtgaatggaagtgtGGCAAACGAGAtcccccattcttgagatggTGGGGATCTCAGTGGGTGGATCCTCACTGaacagctagttatcccctatcccactGAGAGGGATTAACTTTACCTAAACGGAATACTCTGTTAAAACACTTAGACTGCATTAAATTACTTTTCCTCTgaatgaattctctgatgtttgacAAGAGATGGTTTCTGACTAAAACGTTTctcacatactgaacatgaaaatggtttctctcctgtgtgagttctctgatgtctaactagATCGGATTTCTTTCTACAACATTTCCCACATGTTAAACAtagaaatggcttctcccctgtgtgaactgtcttatgtgtaacaagatctgatttcactttaaaacgtttcccacattctgaacatgcaaatggcttttcccctgtgtgaattctctgatgtacgaCAAGATGGGATTTCACAGTAAAACGgtttccacattctaaacatgaaaatggcttctcccctgtgtgacttctctgatgtacaaGAAGATGCGATTTCACACAAAAACGttccccacattctgaacatgaatatggctcagTCCCTGTGTGACGACGTTGATGTACATTAAGATGTGATTTTCgagtaaaacctttcccacactctgaacatgaaaatggcttctctcctgtgtgaattctccgatGGTTAGATAGATCTGATTTCCTtaaaaagcatttcccacattctggacatgaatacgGGTTCTCTCttatgtgagttctctgatgtgtaacaagatttctATTcgtagtaaaacatttcccacattctgaacacgaatatgacttttcccctgtatgaattctctgatgctttctccttctgtgacttttcttctgcttctcAGTCTGTGATGACTCAGAAGTTGGgccctgtataagaggatcaggTGATGGATCTtcgctgtgaagggctgaggagaCATCTGAGATAATGGCAGGTTCCTCAtctgtatcttgtgtgataccacaatcttctgctttacaATCAGCAGATATCAAACATCCCTCAGAGCTCACAATACTgttatctgccaagaataaaactcATTTTACTGTTTGATAATGTTTCTGAAGACCTGTTTGTACAATGACATTGCATCGGTCATTATTTAAGTCTGCTCCTGGGTCTAGGTGTCTCTGATTATTGTCTCAGCTCTGTTGGAGTGAGGTTATGCTCTTTGGAGTTCTGCTGCTAAAGCTAAGTAATGTTCTTGTTTATTTCTGCCTTAATGCAGTGGTGCTTTGGTTGTCTGTTTGTTCTCTTTCTGCTTGGTGTAAGAGTTAGTGGCCGAGGCATGGAACATGAGGccgcctttatcaaggcgatTACCTCATTTTCTGGGCCTATTTCTCTGCGCTCAGGAGTCTGTTACCTTAGCCTATGTCTCTGCGTTCTATGTTTGGCCTTAATCTTCAATCCTCATTTGGTCACAACATGGCTCCTCTTTGTGGATCCCCATCCCGAGTGCATCCCCTTGTTGCTCTATCTCCACATTCTGCATTTTGTTATTCAAACTTATTTATCCATGTTCTGTTATCTGAGACTATGTCTTCACCATCCGCATTTTGTTATGTGTGTCTAAATTCTGTATTCTGTATCTGGTCCATGTCTTATGTATTATCCCTGCAATTGTATCAGGTTTTCATTGATTTTTAATTTGTAATTTGGCTAAGTATGGAAATatttatg
This region of Eleutherodactylus coqui strain aEleCoq1 chromosome 5, aEleCoq1.hap1, whole genome shotgun sequence genomic DNA includes:
- the LOC136628701 gene encoding gastrula zinc finger protein XlCGF57.1-like, which codes for MKDGKDRNKMAESILKLTVEILFQLTGEDYTVVKKTSSDGCRAPVSSSKRRTPERCPRPLLPQDHQLLYQDEDLTNINTTKTNVRGDQRCKEEIPTSKRPDNSIVSSEGCLISADCKAEDCGITQDTDEEPAIISDVSSALHSEDPSPDPLIQGPTSESSQTEKQKKSHRRRKHQRIHTGEKSYSCSECGKCFTTNRNLVTHQRTHIRENPYSCPECGKCFLRKSDLSNHRRIHTGEKPFSCSECGKGFTRKSHLNVHQRRHTGTEPYSCSECGERFCVKSHLLVHQRSHTGEKPFSCLECGNRFTVKSHLVVHQRIHTGEKPFACSECGKRFKVKSDLVTHKTVHTGEKPFLCLTCGKCCRKKSDLVRHQRTHTGEKPFSCSVCEKRFSQKPSLVKHQRIHSEEK